The Xanthomonas sp. DAR 34887 genome has a segment encoding these proteins:
- a CDS encoding 5-formyltetrahydrofolate cyclo-ligase produces MPDDRDLLRQQLRARRRALPAAARLAAADALAQRLLDLPFAPQHGHVAGYWAMDGEIALHRWQLSLPAGVQYCLPVLSGKTLRFAPWRPGQPLTANRYGIPEPDVAAEATLAPEQMALVVAPLVGFDAGGGRLGMGGGWYDRSFAFRQRHAPPPWLVGAAFAAQQVAALPVAAWDVALDAVCTDSLTLLTATDLPA; encoded by the coding sequence ATTCCCGACGACCGCGACCTCCTGCGCCAGCAACTGCGCGCGCGCCGCCGCGCGCTCCCCGCAGCCGCGCGCCTGGCCGCCGCCGACGCGCTGGCGCAGCGCCTGCTGGACTTGCCGTTCGCGCCGCAGCACGGCCATGTCGCCGGCTATTGGGCGATGGACGGTGAGATCGCGCTGCACCGCTGGCAATTGAGTCTGCCGGCCGGCGTGCAGTACTGCCTGCCGGTGCTCAGCGGCAAGACCTTGCGCTTCGCGCCGTGGCGTCCGGGGCAGCCGTTGACCGCCAACCGCTACGGCATTCCCGAACCCGACGTCGCCGCCGAGGCGACACTGGCGCCGGAGCAGATGGCGCTGGTGGTGGCGCCGCTGGTCGGCTTCGACGCCGGCGGTGGGCGCCTGGGCATGGGAGGCGGCTGGTATGATCGCAGCTTCGCATTTCGCCAGCGGCACGCGCCTCCGCCCTGGCTGGTCGGCGCCGCCTTCGCTGCGCAGCAGGTCGCGGCGCTGCCCGTCGCCGCCTGGGACGTAGCGCTGGATGCGGTCTGCACCGACTCCCTCACCCTCCTGACCGCGACCGATCTCCCCGCATGA
- a CDS encoding EVE domain-containing protein, translating to MTARKRYWLMKSEPDAFSIDDLQRVGSEPWNGVRNYQARNFMRDGMKVGDGILFYHSNCKVPGIVGTATVASEAYPDVTQFDPKSDYHDPKATREQPRWYLVDVAFERKLARTIALDEIKQHADALGEGFPLTARGNRLSVFPVSAAQWKLLLALE from the coding sequence ATGACCGCACGCAAGCGCTACTGGCTGATGAAATCCGAACCGGACGCCTTCTCGATCGACGACCTGCAGCGGGTCGGCAGCGAACCCTGGAACGGGGTGCGCAACTACCAGGCGCGCAACTTCATGCGCGACGGCATGAAGGTCGGCGACGGCATCCTGTTCTATCACTCCAACTGCAAGGTGCCCGGGATCGTCGGCACGGCGACCGTGGCCAGCGAAGCGTACCCGGACGTCACCCAGTTCGATCCGAAATCCGACTACCACGACCCCAAGGCCACCCGCGAACAGCCGCGCTGGTATCTGGTGGACGTCGCCTTCGAGCGCAAGCTCGCGCGCACCATCGCGCTGGACGAGATCAAGCAGCACGCCGACGCGCTCGGCGAAGGCTTCCCGCTGACCGCGCGCGGCAACCGCCTGTCGGTGTTCCCGGTCAGCGCCGCGCAGTGGAAGCTGCTGTTGGCGCTCGAATAG